A single window of Actinoallomurus bryophytorum DNA harbors:
- a CDS encoding peptidylprolyl isomerase: protein MAGKDRKKELARQRYERQLQRRAIRQARARRMKIIGTVIAVVVIAGGSGAIAFAMNGPAKKKTTAAAASSTPAATPSPAASVSAKPGQCAYQPLPAAAAQGAKNVGKPPAKPVKGTYRMTLDTSLGTIVASVDGTKAKCTVNSFKYLASKKFFNNTKCHRLVTEGIKVLQCGDPTGTGTGGPSYGFGNENVPKAAKSGQATYKRGVIAMAHSDAPNSNGSQFFIVYGDSPLPADYTVFGQITQGMDIVDSVAKAGAEPADQAGNTAPKKKIEIKDLTVAKM from the coding sequence GTGGCGGGTAAAGACCGCAAGAAGGAGCTGGCGCGGCAGCGCTACGAGCGCCAGTTGCAGCGCCGCGCGATCCGGCAGGCCAGGGCCCGCCGGATGAAGATCATTGGGACGGTCATCGCCGTCGTCGTGATCGCGGGGGGCAGCGGGGCCATCGCCTTCGCCATGAACGGGCCGGCGAAGAAGAAGACCACGGCCGCCGCGGCGTCGTCGACGCCGGCCGCCACGCCGAGCCCCGCGGCCAGTGTTTCGGCCAAGCCGGGGCAATGCGCCTACCAGCCTTTGCCCGCCGCGGCGGCTCAGGGTGCGAAGAACGTCGGCAAGCCTCCGGCGAAGCCCGTCAAGGGCACCTACCGAATGACGCTCGACACCAGCCTCGGCACGATCGTCGCCAGTGTGGACGGCACCAAGGCCAAGTGCACGGTGAACTCGTTCAAGTATCTGGCGAGCAAGAAATTCTTCAACAACACCAAATGTCATCGGCTGGTCACCGAGGGTATCAAGGTGTTGCAATGCGGCGACCCCACCGGAACGGGAACGGGCGGCCCCTCCTACGGCTTCGGGAATGAGAACGTCCCCAAGGCCGCCAAGTCCGGCCAGGCCACGTACAAGCGCGGCGTCATCGCGATGGCGCACAGCGACGCTCCGAACAGCAACGGGAGCCAGTTCTTCATCGTCTACGGCGATTCTCCGCTGCCCGCCGACTACACCGTCTTCGGTCAGATCACTCAGGGAATGGACATCGTCGACTCCGTCGCCAAGGCCGGCGCGGAACCCGCCGACCAAGCCGGGAACACCGCCCCAAAGAAGAAAATCGAAATAAAAGACCTCACCGTCGCGAAGATGTAG
- the hisS gene encoding histidine--tRNA ligase, whose protein sequence is MSFDFRAPKGVNEYVPPRSATYLAARDAFAATARRAGYSYLELPVFEDTALFSRGVGESTDVVSKEMYTFEDRGGRSITLRPEFTVGVLRSVLQHNLHRGELPVKVWATGPAFRYERAQAGRYRQFYQVDLEAIGSEDPAVDVETIALAWDWYRELGLTRLTLNLNSLGCRECRPVYRAALQEFLRGLDLDEDTRARVEINPLRVLDDKRPDVRAQVENAPLVTDYLCGTCKAHHDKVRELLADLAIPWTDEPRLVRGLDYYTRTTFEFDHPLLGSQSGIGGGGRYDGLSEEIGGPSLPGIGFGLGLDRTVLAMEAEEVAATAGTPVGVYGVPLGEEAQRRIFGLVTELRRAGIAADMSYDGKKIKGAMRGADRSGAAYAVILGDRDLIEGAAQVKDMVTGEQEAVPLDRVADVLKEKLG, encoded by the coding sequence ATGAGCTTCGACTTCCGGGCGCCCAAGGGCGTCAACGAGTACGTTCCGCCGCGCTCGGCGACCTACCTCGCCGCGCGCGACGCCTTCGCGGCCACGGCGAGGCGCGCGGGCTATTCCTACCTCGAGCTGCCGGTGTTCGAGGACACCGCGCTGTTCTCACGTGGTGTGGGCGAGTCGACCGACGTCGTGTCCAAGGAGATGTACACCTTCGAGGACCGTGGCGGACGTTCGATCACGCTGCGCCCGGAGTTCACCGTGGGTGTGCTCCGCTCGGTGCTCCAGCACAATCTGCACCGGGGCGAACTGCCGGTGAAGGTCTGGGCCACCGGCCCGGCGTTCCGCTACGAACGCGCCCAGGCCGGGAGATACCGGCAGTTCTACCAGGTCGACCTGGAGGCGATCGGCTCGGAGGACCCGGCGGTCGACGTCGAGACGATCGCCCTCGCGTGGGACTGGTACCGCGAGCTGGGCCTCACGAGGCTCACTCTCAACCTCAACTCGCTCGGCTGCCGCGAGTGCCGGCCGGTCTACCGCGCGGCGCTCCAGGAGTTCCTGCGCGGGCTCGACCTGGACGAGGACACCCGCGCCCGGGTCGAGATCAACCCGCTCCGGGTGCTGGACGACAAGCGGCCCGATGTCCGTGCCCAGGTGGAGAACGCCCCGTTGGTCACCGACTACCTCTGCGGCACCTGCAAGGCCCACCACGACAAGGTCCGCGAGCTGCTCGCCGACCTGGCGATCCCCTGGACGGACGAGCCCCGGCTCGTGCGGGGCCTCGACTACTACACGCGCACCACGTTCGAGTTCGACCACCCGCTGCTCGGCTCCCAGTCCGGGATCGGCGGCGGTGGCCGCTACGACGGGCTGTCCGAGGAGATCGGCGGCCCCTCGCTGCCCGGCATCGGCTTCGGGCTCGGCCTGGACCGTACGGTGCTCGCCATGGAGGCCGAGGAGGTCGCGGCCACGGCCGGCACGCCGGTCGGCGTGTACGGCGTGCCGCTCGGCGAGGAGGCACAGCGCAGGATCTTCGGTCTCGTGACCGAGCTGCGCCGGGCCGGGATCGCCGCCGACATGTCCTACGACGGCAAGAAGATCAAGGGCGCCATGCGCGGCGCCGACCGGTCCGGCGCGGCTTACGCCGTGATCCTGGGCGACCGCGACCTCATCGAGGGCGCCGCGCAGGTCAAGGACATGGTCACCGGCGAGCAGGAGGCCGTACCGCTCGACCGCGTCGCCGACGTGCTCAAGGAGAAGCTGGGCTGA
- a CDS encoding replication-associated recombination protein A, with protein sequence MARRDDEQADSLFDTQAEEAERANAPLAVRMRPRGLDEVVGQEHLLGPGTPLRQLVERDTAMSLLLWGPPGTGKTTLAYVVSQATRRRFVEISAVSDGIKQVRAAIDQAKTELGMRGRQTVMFVDEVHRFNKAQQDALLPAVENRWVSFIGATTENPFFSVISPLLSRSLLLTLEPLGDDQLRAVIRRALADERGLAGVTSLTGPAEDHLVRLAGGDARRALTYLEAASYVATAGEPIDVDILEKAVDRAAVRYDREGDQHYDVISAFIKSIRGSDVDAALHYLARMIEAGEDPRFIARRLIVHASEDVGMADPTALQTATAAAHAVEFVGLPEARINLAQAVIHLSLAPKSNAVVRAIGEASADVRRGLVGPVPAHLRDAHYKGAQKLDHGKGYKYAHDFPGGVAEQQYAPDVVAGQEYYHPTKHGMESRFSEVVERLRAVLRGTRQD encoded by the coding sequence GTGGCGCGCAGGGACGACGAGCAGGCCGACAGCCTCTTCGACACACAGGCGGAGGAGGCCGAGCGGGCGAACGCGCCGCTCGCCGTGCGGATGCGCCCGCGCGGGCTCGACGAGGTGGTGGGGCAGGAGCATCTGCTCGGGCCGGGCACACCCCTGCGGCAGCTCGTCGAGCGTGACACCGCGATGTCGCTGCTCCTGTGGGGTCCACCGGGCACCGGCAAGACGACGCTCGCGTACGTCGTCAGCCAGGCGACGCGACGGCGGTTCGTGGAGATCTCGGCCGTCTCCGACGGCATCAAGCAGGTGCGGGCCGCCATCGACCAGGCCAAGACCGAGCTCGGCATGCGCGGCCGGCAGACGGTCATGTTCGTCGACGAGGTGCACCGCTTCAACAAGGCCCAGCAGGACGCCCTGCTGCCGGCCGTGGAGAACCGCTGGGTCTCCTTCATCGGCGCGACCACGGAGAACCCCTTCTTCTCGGTGATCAGCCCGTTGCTGTCCCGTTCGCTGCTGCTCACGCTCGAACCGCTCGGCGACGACCAGCTCCGCGCGGTGATCCGGCGTGCTCTCGCCGACGAACGCGGGCTGGCCGGCGTCACGAGCCTCACCGGCCCGGCCGAGGACCACCTCGTACGCCTCGCGGGCGGCGACGCGCGGCGCGCGCTCACCTACCTGGAGGCCGCCTCCTACGTCGCGACGGCCGGCGAGCCGATCGACGTGGACATCCTGGAAAAGGCGGTCGACCGCGCCGCGGTCCGCTACGACCGCGAGGGCGACCAGCACTACGACGTCATCAGCGCGTTCATCAAGAGCATCCGTGGTTCCGACGTCGATGCCGCGCTGCACTACCTGGCCCGCATGATCGAGGCCGGCGAGGACCCGCGCTTCATCGCCCGGCGCCTCATCGTGCACGCCAGCGAGGACGTGGGCATGGCGGACCCGACCGCGCTGCAGACCGCGACCGCCGCGGCGCACGCGGTGGAGTTCGTCGGCCTGCCGGAGGCCCGCATCAACCTCGCCCAGGCCGTCATCCACCTCTCCCTGGCGCCCAAGTCCAACGCCGTCGTGCGGGCGATCGGCGAGGCGAGCGCCGACGTCAGGCGCGGCCTGGTGGGCCCGGTTCCCGCGCACCTGCGCGACGCGCACTACAAGGGCGCGCAGAAGCTCGACCACGGCAAGGGCTACAAGTACGCCCACGACTTCCCCGGCGGCGTGGCCGAACAGCAGTACGCCCCCGACGTCGTGGCGGGGCAGGAGTACTACCACCCCACCAAGCACGGCATGGAGTCGCGCTTCTCCGAGGTCGTCGAACGCCTGCGCGCCGTTTTGCGCGGCACCCGGCAGGACTGA
- a CDS encoding DUF349 domain-containing protein — translation MSTDPWGRVDEDGTVYVRTADGERTVGSWQAGAPEEALAYFRRKYDALVTEVDLLEQRIKTTDLAAAQAEHTIARLRESVTEAHAVGDLDGLGRRLDGLTSLLGERREQLKVARDQARVQAREVKERIVAEAERISAEETHWKNGGERLRQLVEEWKAAERVDRPTETALWKRLSSARNSFTKRRKAYFSNLEGEREQARSEKERLVAEAEALSGSTDWGPTAAAYRELMRQWKLAGRASRDAEEDLWARFKGAQDMFFTARSAVFAERDAEFQEHAEAKEKLLAEAERLVPVRDIRASRQALRSIQERWEAIGMVPRDSRERLEGRLRKIEEAVRGAEESEWRRTNPEARARAEATVAQLRASIEQLETRLEKARNAGRDKDVKDNEEALTARRAWLAEAEHTLSELS, via the coding sequence GTGAGCACTGATCCGTGGGGCCGGGTGGACGAGGACGGGACCGTCTACGTACGCACGGCGGACGGGGAACGCACGGTCGGATCCTGGCAGGCCGGTGCGCCCGAGGAGGCCCTGGCCTACTTCCGGCGCAAGTACGACGCCCTGGTCACCGAGGTCGATCTGCTCGAGCAGCGGATCAAGACGACCGATCTGGCGGCCGCCCAGGCGGAGCACACCATCGCCCGCCTCCGTGAGTCCGTGACCGAGGCGCACGCCGTCGGTGACCTGGACGGGCTCGGCCGCCGGCTCGACGGTCTCACCTCACTGCTGGGCGAACGCCGCGAGCAGCTCAAGGTCGCTCGCGACCAGGCGCGCGTCCAGGCCCGCGAGGTCAAGGAGCGCATCGTCGCCGAGGCCGAGCGGATCTCGGCCGAGGAGACGCACTGGAAGAACGGCGGCGAGCGGCTGCGTCAGCTGGTCGAGGAGTGGAAGGCCGCCGAGCGGGTCGACCGCCCCACCGAGACGGCACTGTGGAAGCGCCTGTCCTCGGCACGCAACTCCTTCACCAAGCGTCGCAAGGCCTACTTCTCCAACCTCGAGGGCGAGCGCGAGCAGGCACGGTCGGAAAAGGAGCGCCTGGTCGCGGAGGCCGAGGCGCTGTCCGGCTCGACCGACTGGGGACCGACCGCCGCCGCGTACCGCGAGCTGATGCGCCAGTGGAAGCTGGCCGGTCGCGCTTCCCGTGATGCCGAAGAGGACCTGTGGGCCCGGTTCAAGGGCGCTCAGGACATGTTCTTCACGGCCCGTTCGGCGGTCTTCGCCGAGCGCGACGCGGAGTTCCAGGAGCACGCCGAGGCCAAGGAGAAGCTCCTGGCCGAGGCCGAGCGCCTGGTCCCGGTGCGCGACATACGTGCCTCCCGGCAGGCGCTGCGGTCGATCCAGGAGCGCTGGGAGGCCATCGGCATGGTCCCCCGCGACTCACGCGAGCGGCTCGAGGGCCGGCTGCGCAAGATCGAGGAAGCGGTCCGTGGCGCCGAGGAGTCGGAGTGGCGGCGGACCAACCCCGAGGCACGAGCGCGTGCCGAGGCGACCGTCGCGCAGCTGCGCGCCTCGATCGAGCAGCTCGAGACCCGGCTGGAGAAGGCCCGTAACGCCGGACGCGACAAGGACGTCAAGGACAACGAGGAAGCCCTGACGGCACGCCGCGCCTGGCTCGCCGAGGCCGAGCACACCCTGTCCGAGCTTTCCTGA
- the aspS gene encoding aspartate--tRNA ligase — translation MIRTHEAGSLRREHAGQQVVLAGWVARRRDHGGVTFIDLRDASGIAQVVFREEDSVHDLRSEFCVKITGEVRVRPGGNENAEIPTGDIEVAATEIEVLSESAPLPFPIETDVNVNEEVRLKYRYLDIRREAQARALRVRSTASYIVHDVLRGHGFVNVETPTLTRSTPEGARDFLVPVRLKPGHWYALPQSPQLFKQLLMVSGLERYYQIARCYRDEDSRADRQPEFTQIDIEMSFVEQEDVLGVAEDLVGRLWSEVAEYEIPRPIPRMTYADAMSRFGSDKPDLRFGNEIVEMTEFFKDTPFRVFQAPYVGAVVMPGGGAQTRKELDGWQDWAKARGAKGLAYVLVQQDGTLGGPVAKNLSDAERAGLADRVGAAPGDAVFFGAGKQHSTQELLGAARLEIGRRGKLIDESQWAFVWVVDAPMFEETDEGGWTAVHHPFTSPKTEWADGFQDKPGEALANAYDIVCNGNEIGGGSIRIHRAEMQQRVFDTLGLAREEAEEKFGFLLEAFNYGPPPHGGIAFGWDRIVMLLAGRDTIRDVIAFPKAASGFDPLTAAPTPITAEQRKEAGVDAKPEGPAAPPNEPGHIVRPSEERY, via the coding sequence ATGATCCGCACACATGAGGCGGGTTCGCTCCGCCGCGAGCACGCCGGACAGCAGGTCGTGCTCGCCGGCTGGGTCGCGCGCCGCCGCGACCACGGAGGCGTCACGTTCATCGACCTGCGTGACGCGTCCGGCATCGCGCAGGTCGTCTTCCGTGAGGAAGACTCAGTACACGACCTCCGCTCGGAGTTCTGCGTCAAGATCACCGGCGAGGTCCGGGTGCGCCCGGGGGGCAACGAGAACGCCGAGATCCCGACCGGTGACATCGAGGTCGCCGCCACCGAGATCGAGGTGCTGAGCGAGTCGGCACCGCTGCCGTTCCCGATCGAGACCGACGTCAACGTCAACGAGGAGGTGCGGCTGAAGTACCGCTACCTCGACATCCGCCGCGAGGCCCAGGCCCGCGCCCTGCGGGTGCGCTCCACGGCGTCCTACATCGTGCACGACGTGCTGCGCGGCCACGGTTTCGTCAACGTCGAGACGCCGACGCTGACGCGGTCCACGCCCGAGGGCGCGCGCGACTTCCTGGTGCCCGTACGCCTCAAGCCCGGCCATTGGTACGCCCTGCCGCAGTCGCCCCAGCTGTTCAAGCAGCTGCTCATGGTCTCCGGGCTGGAGCGCTACTACCAGATCGCCCGCTGCTACCGCGACGAGGACTCCCGCGCCGACCGGCAGCCGGAGTTCACCCAGATCGACATCGAGATGTCCTTCGTCGAGCAGGAGGACGTCCTGGGCGTCGCCGAGGACCTCGTCGGCCGGCTCTGGAGCGAGGTCGCGGAATACGAGATCCCGCGGCCGATCCCGCGCATGACGTACGCGGACGCGATGAGCCGCTTCGGCTCGGACAAGCCGGACCTGCGCTTCGGCAACGAGATCGTCGAGATGACGGAGTTCTTCAAGGACACGCCCTTCCGCGTCTTCCAGGCGCCGTACGTCGGCGCGGTCGTGATGCCGGGTGGCGGGGCGCAGACCCGCAAGGAGCTGGACGGCTGGCAGGACTGGGCCAAGGCGCGCGGGGCCAAGGGCCTCGCCTACGTCCTCGTCCAGCAGGACGGCACGCTCGGCGGCCCGGTGGCCAAGAACCTCTCCGACGCCGAGCGCGCGGGCCTGGCCGACAGGGTCGGCGCCGCGCCCGGCGACGCCGTCTTCTTCGGCGCCGGCAAGCAGCACTCCACACAGGAGCTCCTGGGCGCGGCACGGCTGGAGATCGGCCGCCGCGGCAAGCTGATCGACGAGTCGCAGTGGGCGTTCGTGTGGGTCGTGGACGCGCCCATGTTCGAGGAGACGGATGAGGGCGGCTGGACGGCCGTGCACCATCCCTTCACCTCGCCCAAGACAGAGTGGGCCGACGGCTTCCAGGACAAGCCCGGCGAGGCGCTGGCCAACGCGTACGACATCGTCTGCAACGGCAACGAGATCGGCGGCGGCTCGATCCGTATCCACCGCGCCGAGATGCAGCAGCGGGTGTTCGACACGCTCGGCCTGGCGCGCGAGGAGGCCGAGGAGAAGTTCGGCTTCCTGCTGGAGGCGTTCAACTACGGACCGCCCCCGCACGGCGGCATCGCCTTCGGCTGGGACCGGATCGTCATGCTGCTTGCGGGCCGCGACACGATCCGCGACGTGATCGCCTTCCCGAAGGCGGCGTCCGGCTTCGACCCGCTGACCGCCGCGCCGACGCCGATCACGGCCGAACAGCGCAAGGAGGCCGGTGTGGACGCCAAGCCCGAGGGCCCGGCCGCGCCACCGAACGAGCCCGGCCACATAGTCCGTCCCTCGGAGGAGCGCTACTGA
- a CDS encoding MBL fold metallo-hydrolase — MLIATFPAGAFATNCYVVATAAGEECVIIDPGQDAEAMVYDVLREHRLKPVAVALTHGHIDHVWSVAPVCGARDVPAYIHAADRALLSDPAKGFPPEVGRQLLGGLTFSEPDDVRELGDGETLTLAGLDFVVDHAPGHTPGSVTFRLAAEPVMFSGDLLFAGSIGRTDMPGGDYATIMESLARVCLPLPDETAVLPGHGAKTTIGQERTANPFLKESAPFDGPHRGL; from the coding sequence GTGCTCATCGCCACGTTCCCCGCTGGAGCCTTCGCGACGAACTGCTATGTCGTGGCGACCGCGGCGGGGGAGGAGTGCGTGATCATCGACCCCGGGCAGGACGCCGAGGCGATGGTCTACGACGTCCTGCGCGAACACCGGCTCAAGCCGGTCGCGGTGGCGCTGACCCACGGCCACATCGACCACGTCTGGTCCGTGGCGCCGGTCTGCGGCGCCCGCGACGTCCCGGCCTACATCCACGCCGCCGACCGGGCCCTGCTGTCCGACCCGGCGAAGGGCTTCCCGCCGGAGGTCGGCCGCCAGCTGCTCGGCGGCCTGACGTTCAGCGAGCCGGACGACGTACGCGAGCTGGGCGACGGGGAGACCCTGACGCTCGCCGGCCTGGACTTCGTCGTCGACCACGCGCCCGGCCATACACCGGGCTCGGTGACGTTCCGGCTCGCCGCCGAGCCCGTGATGTTCTCCGGCGACCTGCTGTTCGCCGGCTCGATCGGACGTACCGACATGCCGGGCGGCGACTACGCGACGATCATGGAAAGCCTGGCCCGCGTGTGCCTGCCGCTGCCGGACGAGACCGCGGTGCTGCCCGGCCACGGCGCCAAGACCACGATCGGCCAGGAGCGGACGGCCAACCCCTTCCTCAAGGAGTCGGCCCCGTTCGACGGCCCGCACAGGGGACTTTGA
- a CDS encoding DUF6167 family protein: MIRRLFWLVLGGTLGAWAAFRLKRLMRALTPQALVHQASGVGQTVRGFTDDVRNAMHAREDELRDALGLDAPTETDKDHH, translated from the coding sequence GTGATCCGCCGGCTGTTCTGGCTGGTCCTGGGGGGCACTCTCGGTGCCTGGGCCGCCTTCCGGCTCAAGCGCCTCATGCGTGCCCTGACACCCCAGGCCCTCGTGCACCAGGCCTCCGGAGTCGGCCAGACCGTACGCGGCTTCACCGACGACGTTCGCAACGCCATGCACGCGCGCGAGGACGAGCTGCGGGACGCGCTCGGCCTCGACGCGCCCACCGAGACAGACAAGGACCACCACTGA
- a CDS encoding DUF948 domain-containing protein, with product MLSGGQVAGLIVAVFWAILVAFLAFVLLRLAKLLKEATKMVSDLGEQAGPLLDDMTDTVTRAGEQLDRVDLITKSVGSVTQNAAAVTTTVTSVVGGPLVKAAAFSYGVRKAIGSRNQDGKR from the coding sequence ATGCTGAGTGGCGGACAGGTGGCCGGCCTGATCGTGGCCGTGTTCTGGGCGATTCTTGTCGCCTTCCTCGCCTTTGTGCTGCTGCGGCTGGCCAAGCTGCTGAAGGAGGCCACCAAGATGGTCTCCGACCTCGGTGAGCAGGCCGGCCCACTGCTGGACGACATGACCGACACGGTCACGCGGGCCGGTGAGCAACTCGACCGGGTCGACCTGATAACCAAGAGCGTCGGCAGTGTCACCCAGAACGCCGCCGCGGTCACGACCACGGTCACCTCGGTGGTCGGCGGTCCGCTCGTGAAAGCGGCCGCCTTCTCCTATGGTGTCCGTAAGGCCATTGGTTCGCGCAACCAGGACGGCAAGCGGTGA
- a CDS encoding GNAT family N-acetyltransferase, translating to MSSWPSCSMDDVLCLTGPDPFVRGVRGARRGPAWRNADGRAVAFTAYDSEDRIRSLVALGPPDRTPELVFGVRDQVPEGIRVIVPRGTPLPLSQRSDWHFRAAYAGPPRQPAEAAARWSEDEEAITELLTLVSPGTSAWPGDAKVRRWAEIREDGRLVACLADTTAASGVGHISAIAVHTGVRGRALGPSITAWAMRRMFAEGCDVVTLGVYADNTVGLRMYDRLGFTVDRAMTSGVLKPPA from the coding sequence ATGTCCTCCTGGCCCTCCTGCTCGATGGACGACGTCCTCTGCCTCACCGGTCCTGACCCGTTCGTGCGCGGCGTGCGCGGTGCCCGTCGCGGGCCCGCCTGGCGCAACGCCGACGGCCGCGCGGTCGCCTTCACCGCGTACGACTCCGAGGACCGCATCCGGTCACTGGTCGCGCTGGGACCTCCGGACCGGACGCCGGAGCTGGTGTTCGGCGTACGCGACCAGGTCCCCGAGGGGATCCGCGTGATCGTTCCGCGGGGTACGCCGCTCCCGCTGTCCCAGCGCTCCGACTGGCACTTCCGCGCCGCCTACGCGGGCCCGCCGCGGCAGCCGGCCGAGGCCGCGGCCCGCTGGTCCGAGGACGAGGAGGCGATCACCGAGCTGCTCACGCTCGTGAGCCCTGGCACGTCCGCCTGGCCGGGCGACGCCAAGGTACGGCGCTGGGCGGAGATCCGCGAGGACGGCCGGCTGGTCGCCTGCCTGGCCGACACCACCGCCGCCTCCGGGGTCGGTCACATCTCGGCGATCGCCGTCCACACCGGCGTACGCGGCCGTGCGCTCGGCCCGTCGATCACGGCCTGGGCGATGCGCCGGATGTTCGCCGAGGGGTGCGACGTGGTGACGCTGGGCGTCTACGCCGACAACACGGTCGGCCTGCGGATGTATGACCGTCTCGGCTTCACCGTGGACCGCGCGATGACGAGCGGAGTCCTGAAGCCTCCGGCCTGA